The Leifsonia williamsii genome includes a region encoding these proteins:
- the lipA gene encoding lipoyl synthase, with the protein MTAAPEGRRMLRLEVRNAETPIERKPAWIKTRARMGPEYRQLHQLVTGEELHTVCQEAGCPNIYECWEDREATFLIGGSQCTRRCDFCQIDTGKPAEFDRDEPRRVAESVARMGLRYSTVTGVARDDLPDEGAWLYAETIRAIHAASPGTGVEILVPDFSGNPDHLGQVFEARPEVFAHNVETVPRIFRRIRPAFRYERSLDVLTQGGAAGLITKSNLILGMGEERQEITQALHDLHEAGTDILTITQYLRPSPRHLPVARWVHPDEFVELKEEAEAVGFLGVLAGPLVRSSYRAGRLYARSMAAKGRPLPESLAHLGEEREAFAQAVS; encoded by the coding sequence ATGACCGCCGCACCCGAGGGCCGCCGCATGCTGCGGCTGGAGGTCCGCAACGCCGAGACCCCGATCGAGCGCAAGCCGGCGTGGATCAAGACGCGCGCCCGCATGGGCCCCGAGTACCGCCAGCTGCACCAGCTCGTCACGGGCGAGGAGCTGCACACGGTCTGCCAGGAGGCCGGCTGCCCGAACATCTACGAGTGCTGGGAGGACCGGGAGGCGACCTTCCTCATCGGCGGCTCGCAGTGCACGCGCCGATGCGACTTCTGCCAGATCGACACCGGCAAGCCGGCCGAGTTCGACCGCGACGAGCCGCGGCGCGTGGCCGAGTCGGTCGCGCGGATGGGGCTGCGCTACTCCACGGTGACCGGCGTGGCCCGCGACGACCTGCCCGACGAGGGCGCGTGGCTGTACGCGGAGACGATCCGCGCCATCCACGCCGCCAGTCCGGGCACCGGGGTCGAGATCCTCGTGCCCGACTTCTCCGGGAACCCCGACCACCTCGGCCAGGTGTTCGAGGCGCGGCCGGAGGTCTTCGCGCACAACGTGGAGACGGTGCCGCGGATCTTCCGCCGCATCCGGCCCGCCTTCCGCTACGAGCGCTCGCTCGACGTGCTGACGCAGGGAGGGGCGGCCGGTCTCATCACCAAGTCGAACCTGATCCTCGGGATGGGCGAGGAGCGGCAGGAGATCACCCAGGCGCTCCACGACCTCCACGAGGCGGGGACGGACATCCTCACCATCACCCAGTACCTGCGGCCGAGCCCGCGGCACCTGCCGGTCGCCCGCTGGGTGCATCCGGACGAGTTCGTCGAGCTGAAGGAGGAGGCGGAGGCGGTCGGCTTCCTCGGCGTGCTGGCGGGCCCGCTCGTGCGGTCGTCGTACCGGGCCGGGCGGCTGTACGCCCGCTCGATGGCGGCGAAGGGACGGCCGCTGCCGGAGTCGCTCGCGCACCTCGGCGAGGAGCGGGAGGCGTTCGCGCAGGCCGTCTCCTGA
- a CDS encoding DUF4191 domain-containing protein, with product MARKDKSTKEPGRLKQMWQVFQMTRRYDNRAVLYIVLGIALPIVAGVLLAVFLSGGNVFTMVLWIVAGVLAGVLIGLIILGRRAERAAYSQIEGQPGAVGAVLRSSLKRSWRGSEMPVAVNGKTQDAVYRATGRGGVVLISEGPQTRTRRMVEEERRKVTRVLPNVPVTTISVGPDADSVPLHKIPRTLAKIKPTLTKAEVLAISNRLQSLENAMPIPKGIDPMKVRAQRAR from the coding sequence ATGGCACGCAAGGACAAGTCCACCAAGGAGCCCGGTCGGCTGAAGCAGATGTGGCAGGTCTTCCAGATGACCCGCCGCTACGACAACCGGGCGGTGCTGTACATCGTCCTCGGCATCGCGCTGCCCATCGTCGCGGGCGTCCTGCTGGCCGTGTTCCTCTCCGGCGGCAACGTCTTCACGATGGTGCTGTGGATCGTCGCGGGTGTGCTCGCCGGCGTGCTGATCGGCCTCATCATCCTCGGCCGTCGTGCCGAGCGGGCTGCCTACTCGCAGATCGAGGGCCAGCCGGGTGCCGTCGGCGCCGTCCTGCGCTCCTCGCTGAAGCGCAGCTGGCGCGGCTCGGAGATGCCGGTCGCCGTCAACGGCAAGACGCAGGACGCGGTCTACCGTGCCACCGGCCGCGGCGGCGTCGTGCTGATCAGCGAGGGCCCGCAGACCCGCACCCGCCGCATGGTCGAGGAGGAGCGCCGCAAGGTGACCCGCGTGCTGCCGAACGTGCCCGTGACGACCATCAGCGTGGGGCCGGACGCCGACTCCGTGCCGCTGCACAAGATCCCGCGCACGCTGGCCAAGATCAAGCCGACGCTGACCAAGGCGGAGGTGCTGGCCATCAGCAACCGCCTCCAGTCGCTCGAGAACGCCATGCCCATCCCGAAGGGCATCGACCCGATGAAGGTGCGGGCGCAGCGGGCCCGCTAG
- a CDS encoding RDD family protein encodes MPQNPSSRSGDIAPSRYPGERLGLPEAGPRSVGRAGRRIGAIVVDWALASVISAAFFRYDPLANILIFAVMQIVFIPTIGGSIGHRLFGMRVVPIRGGWVGVWRPIVRTALLCVVIPALVWDSDQRGFHDKIAGTVLLRA; translated from the coding sequence GTGCCCCAGAACCCCTCCTCCCGCTCCGGCGACATCGCCCCCAGCCGCTATCCTGGCGAGCGCCTCGGGCTGCCGGAGGCCGGTCCGCGGTCTGTGGGCCGCGCCGGTCGCCGCATCGGCGCGATCGTCGTCGACTGGGCGCTGGCGTCGGTGATCTCGGCCGCGTTCTTCCGCTATGACCCGCTGGCGAACATCCTGATCTTCGCCGTGATGCAGATCGTGTTCATCCCGACGATCGGCGGCAGCATCGGCCACCGCCTGTTCGGGATGCGCGTGGTGCCGATCCGCGGCGGCTGGGTCGGCGTCTGGCGTCCGATCGTGCGCACCGCGCTGCTGTGCGTCGTGATCCCGGCGCTCGTCTGGGACTCCGACCAGCGCGGCTTCCACGACAAGATCGCCGGCACGGTCCTCCTCCGCGCCTGA
- the glnA gene encoding type I glutamate--ammonia ligase translates to MFRDSSEVLKFIKDTDVKFLDIRFTDLPGVQQHFNIPASTVDEEFFSVGQLFDGSSIRGFASIHESDMQLIPDVSTAYIDPFRVERTLIMVFDIYNPRNGEIYAKDPRQVAKKAEKYLASTGIADTAFFAPEAEFYIFDDVRYEVNQHSSFYAVDSEEGAWNSGRTEDGGNLGNKTPYKGGYFPVSPVDKQADLRDDISLKLIDAGLILERAHHEVGTGGQAEINYRFDTMVHAADDILKFKYIVKNTAEQWGKTATFMPKPLFGDNGSGMHTHQSLWNDGKPLFYDEAGYGGLSDIARWYIGGLLKHAPAVLAFTNPTVNSFHRLVPGFEAPVNLVYSAGNRSASIRIPITGTNPKAKRIEFRAPDASGNPYLAFAAQLMAGLDGIKNRIEPHEPVDKDLYELPPEEAKNIPQVPASLGEALDALEADHDFLTAGGVFTPELIETWIEYKREKEIKPLAQRPHPFEYELYYGV, encoded by the coding sequence ATGTTCCGTGATTCTTCCGAGGTGCTCAAGTTCATCAAGGACACCGACGTGAAGTTCCTTGATATCCGCTTCACCGATCTGCCCGGTGTGCAGCAGCACTTCAACATCCCCGCCTCGACCGTCGACGAGGAGTTCTTCTCCGTCGGCCAGCTGTTCGACGGCTCCTCGATCCGCGGCTTCGCGTCGATCCACGAGTCGGACATGCAGCTCATCCCGGACGTCTCGACCGCCTACATCGACCCGTTCCGAGTCGAGCGGACCCTGATCATGGTCTTCGACATCTACAACCCGCGCAACGGCGAGATCTACGCGAAGGACCCGCGCCAGGTGGCCAAGAAGGCCGAGAAGTACCTGGCCTCGACCGGCATCGCCGACACGGCCTTCTTCGCCCCGGAGGCGGAGTTCTACATCTTCGACGACGTGCGCTACGAGGTGAACCAGCACTCCTCCTTCTACGCGGTGGACTCCGAGGAGGGCGCGTGGAACTCCGGCCGCACGGAGGACGGCGGCAACCTCGGCAACAAGACCCCGTACAAGGGCGGCTACTTCCCGGTGAGCCCGGTCGACAAGCAGGCCGACCTGCGCGACGACATCTCACTGAAGCTCATCGACGCCGGCCTCATCCTCGAGCGCGCGCACCACGAGGTGGGCACCGGCGGCCAGGCCGAGATCAACTACCGCTTCGACACCATGGTCCACGCGGCGGACGACATCCTGAAGTTCAAGTACATCGTCAAGAACACGGCCGAGCAGTGGGGAAAGACCGCCACCTTCATGCCGAAGCCGCTCTTCGGCGACAACGGCTCGGGCATGCACACCCACCAGTCGCTGTGGAACGACGGCAAGCCGCTGTTCTACGACGAGGCGGGCTACGGCGGCCTCTCCGACATCGCGCGCTGGTACATCGGCGGCCTGCTCAAGCACGCCCCGGCCGTCCTGGCGTTCACGAACCCGACGGTGAACTCGTTCCACCGCCTGGTCCCCGGCTTCGAGGCCCCGGTCAACCTGGTCTACTCGGCCGGCAACCGCTCGGCGTCGATCCGCATCCCGATCACGGGCACCAACCCGAAGGCGAAGCGCATCGAGTTCCGCGCGCCCGACGCCTCCGGCAACCCGTACCTCGCCTTCGCCGCCCAGCTCATGGCCGGCCTCGACGGCATCAAGAACCGCATCGAGCCGCACGAGCCGGTCGACAAGGACCTCTACGAGCTGCCGCCCGAGGAGGCCAAGAACATCCCCCAGGTTCCGGCGTCGCTCGGCGAGGCCCTCGACGCGCTCGAGGCCGACCACGACTTCCTCACCGCGGGCGGCGTGTTCACCCCCGAGCTCATCGAGACGTGGATCGAGTACAAGCGCGAGAAGGAGATCAAGCCCCTCGCGCAGCGCCCGCACCCGTTCGAGTACGAGCTGTACTACGGGGTCTGA
- a CDS encoding putative immunity protein: protein MSAWPSLRRRSTTDRRAVAARAAAQASGVAHMGAHALGAAAYAAKAAALATPDDPGAFDAELEWQLARLDPSAREALRRLPQLGEDGSGPLGTGLLTTGTLGEAIRTLQARL from the coding sequence GTGAGCGCATGGCCCTCTCTCCGCAGACGCTCGACGACCGACCGCCGCGCCGTCGCGGCCAGGGCCGCCGCGCAGGCATCCGGGGTGGCGCACATGGGAGCGCATGCCCTCGGAGCGGCCGCGTATGCGGCGAAAGCGGCGGCACTCGCCACGCCCGACGATCCCGGGGCGTTCGACGCCGAGCTGGAGTGGCAGCTCGCCCGGCTCGATCCCTCCGCCCGCGAGGCGCTGCGCCGTCTGCCGCAGCTGGGTGAAGACGGGTCCGGCCCGCTCGGGACGGGCCTGCTCACCACAGGGACGCTCGGGGAGGCCATCCGCACCCTTCAGGCGCGCCTCTGA
- a CDS encoding glycosyl hydrolase, whose product MSNRSLRFWARNRTNARLTAIAASALVVTLGAVSWFVWSSPDSPVREAADTVVAAANPLTAQNALLQQQLKTAKGQVASQNGKLKNAAAAAAASAAAHAKQVASLQQQLARTQDQLGALEAESDTGTGSGDKGSSGGKGSGSKTTNATKPPKVPAAGSPGGDSTPGGTEKPDEDPAAVITAPSRDSLLHPEHRYFGMYTEQAPFNWATLDATAKKIGVEPNVVGYFSGWDEDFRVSAVQRAWQQGRLPLMTWESRPIAAGNNSNSAPEYSLPTIIGGGFDAYLHQYAKDIVATGLPLAIRLDHEMNGTWYPWSELNGSGKAINGNNVGDYVKMWRHVHDIFQAEGANALVIWVWAPNIINNMQPSSHTTQEFLAGYYPGDDYVDWVGLSGYLRPPWRAGNDFTAGYTFDRSLDQLRTLTSKPIFLAEVGASETDGHKPGWVKTFFEQFHDSKNADIIGFSWFSLAITSYVGGERSTNDWRIDSRSDSLAAFAEGIADPAADFTLIPAD is encoded by the coding sequence ATGTCGAACCGATCACTCCGCTTCTGGGCCCGCAACCGCACCAATGCGCGCCTCACGGCCATCGCCGCCTCCGCACTCGTCGTCACGCTCGGCGCGGTGTCGTGGTTCGTCTGGTCGTCTCCCGACAGTCCCGTCCGGGAGGCCGCGGACACAGTGGTGGCTGCGGCCAACCCGCTGACCGCTCAGAACGCCCTGCTGCAGCAGCAGTTGAAGACCGCGAAGGGTCAGGTCGCGTCGCAGAACGGCAAGCTGAAGAACGCCGCGGCCGCAGCCGCCGCCTCCGCCGCCGCGCACGCGAAGCAGGTCGCTTCCCTGCAGCAGCAGCTCGCCCGGACCCAGGACCAGCTGGGCGCCTTGGAGGCGGAGTCCGACACCGGCACCGGCAGCGGCGACAAGGGTTCGAGCGGCGGGAAGGGTTCCGGCTCGAAGACGACGAACGCCACCAAGCCGCCCAAGGTCCCTGCCGCCGGGTCGCCCGGCGGCGACTCCACCCCCGGAGGGACCGAGAAGCCCGACGAGGACCCCGCGGCGGTCATCACCGCGCCGAGCCGCGACTCCCTCCTCCACCCCGAGCACCGCTACTTCGGGATGTACACCGAGCAGGCGCCCTTCAACTGGGCGACCCTCGACGCGACGGCGAAGAAGATCGGCGTCGAGCCCAACGTCGTCGGCTACTTCAGCGGCTGGGACGAGGACTTCCGGGTGAGCGCCGTGCAGCGCGCCTGGCAGCAGGGCCGCCTCCCGCTCATGACCTGGGAGTCGCGCCCGATCGCCGCCGGCAACAACTCCAACAGCGCGCCGGAGTACTCCCTCCCGACCATCATCGGTGGCGGCTTCGACGCCTATCTGCACCAGTACGCGAAGGACATCGTCGCCACGGGCCTCCCGCTCGCCATCCGCCTCGACCATGAGATGAACGGCACCTGGTACCCGTGGTCGGAGCTGAACGGCAGCGGCAAGGCGATCAACGGCAACAACGTGGGCGACTACGTGAAGATGTGGCGGCACGTCCACGACATCTTCCAGGCCGAAGGCGCGAACGCGCTCGTCATCTGGGTCTGGGCGCCGAACATCATCAACAACATGCAGCCGTCCTCGCACACCACGCAGGAGTTCCTGGCCGGCTACTATCCGGGCGACGACTACGTGGACTGGGTCGGCCTGTCGGGGTACCTGCGCCCGCCCTGGCGCGCCGGCAACGACTTCACCGCCGGCTACACCTTCGACCGCAGCCTCGACCAGCTGCGCACGCTGACCAGCAAACCGATCTTCTTGGCGGAGGTGGGAGCCTCGGAGACCGACGGCCACAAACCGGGCTGGGTGAAGACGTTCTTCGAGCAGTTCCACGACTCGAAGAACGCCGACATCATCGGCTTCTCCTGGTTCAGCCTCGCGATCACGAGCTACGTCGGAGGCGAGCGCTCGACCAACGACTGGCGCATCGACTCCCGCTCCGACAGCCTGGCCGCCTTCGCCGAGGGGATCGCCGACCCGGCGGCCGACTTCACCCTGATCCCGGCGGACTAG
- a CDS encoding bifunctional [glutamine synthetase] adenylyltransferase/[glutamine synthetase]-adenylyl-L-tyrosine phosphorylase, translated as MTREKLPLTTLARAGFVGLSSVRAELDELVELTGLPVDDLLPALSAAADPDTALALILRLLRHAPVQTTRYVPSLNDARRLLRVIGASEGAAEFFLRQPAELAALDYPITALPTAEELRADLLDSVGAVDGFAAITDEPAWTALRVRYRRRLVQLASFDLEQEDPVAGLDGVAAALSDLAAAALEASLAVARAQTAGAGPGRYPEKEVRATPFAVIGMGKAGAGELNYVSDVDVIFVTEGVEEAGLSSGRAVDIATRLAMLTMRGIHEPAIEPGLWEVDPNLRPEGKDGALVRTLDSHIAYYDRWAKGWEFQALLKARPLAGDRDLGERYVAALAPKVWSSASRENFVESVQRMRERVTEHIPDDEVQYQLKLGPGGLRDVEFTVQLLQLVHGQTDELVRQRATLPALRALAEQGYIGREESAAFSHDYRTLRLMEHRLQLRRLSRTHLMPRDEGDVRILARATGLATSAERLLAQWAEVKLRVRGLHERLFYRPLLSAVATTSAEDARLGGGAELTSEQAEARLAAIGFRDPRGALAHIAALTAGVSRRATIQRHLLPVLLQWFTDGADPDYGLLTFRRLSEELGSTHWYLRMLRDSTGAAERLTRVLSGSRYAGELLGRIPEAVAWLESEDELRPRSPQLLREETLAILARHASPETAAAALRAVRRREVLRLAFSGILGFATIEELARGLTDVNENLLQGVLAAIRSARGDADRIEFAIIGMGRFGGRELGFGSDADVMHVFRPLDVNADGDPVNPEAAHRAALAIVSDLNRLTEDNRLPLDLDIGLRPEGKNGPPVRSLESYRAYYRRWSLTWEAQALLRARGVAGDSPLLDDFTALADEIRYPVSIGEQEVREVKRIKARVENERLPQGADPSRHLKLGRGSLSDVEWFVQLIQLQHAAAIPALRTTSTLDALAVAAAEGLVEPDDAAKLREAWVFASRVRSAMTLWTNKTADVLPSDRVALDGVARLMEYPPGSASRLEEDYLGVTRRARAVFERAFYGPPQRPTPSV; from the coding sequence GTGACGCGCGAGAAGCTCCCCCTCACCACGCTCGCGCGTGCGGGCTTCGTCGGGCTGAGCTCGGTGCGCGCCGAGCTGGACGAGCTGGTCGAGCTCACCGGCCTCCCGGTCGACGACCTGCTGCCCGCGCTCTCGGCGGCCGCCGACCCCGACACGGCGCTGGCGCTCATCCTGCGGCTGCTGCGGCACGCGCCCGTGCAGACGACGCGGTACGTGCCCTCGCTCAACGACGCCCGGCGGCTGCTGCGCGTCATCGGAGCGTCGGAGGGCGCTGCCGAGTTCTTCCTGCGGCAGCCGGCCGAGCTCGCGGCCCTCGACTACCCGATCACCGCGCTGCCGACGGCGGAGGAGCTGCGGGCCGACCTGCTCGACAGCGTCGGCGCGGTCGACGGCTTCGCGGCGATCACCGATGAGCCGGCCTGGACGGCCCTCCGCGTCCGCTATCGCCGCCGGCTCGTGCAGCTGGCGAGCTTCGACCTCGAGCAGGAGGACCCGGTCGCCGGGCTCGACGGCGTCGCCGCCGCGCTCTCCGACCTCGCCGCCGCCGCGCTGGAGGCCTCGCTCGCCGTCGCACGCGCGCAGACCGCGGGCGCCGGCCCCGGCCGCTACCCCGAGAAGGAGGTGCGCGCGACGCCGTTCGCCGTCATCGGCATGGGCAAGGCCGGCGCGGGCGAGCTCAACTACGTCAGCGACGTCGACGTGATCTTCGTGACCGAGGGCGTCGAGGAGGCCGGGCTCTCCTCCGGCCGGGCCGTCGACATCGCGACGCGGCTGGCGATGCTCACCATGCGCGGCATCCACGAGCCGGCGATCGAGCCGGGGCTGTGGGAGGTCGACCCGAACCTCCGGCCCGAGGGCAAGGACGGTGCCCTGGTGCGCACCCTCGACTCCCACATCGCCTACTACGACCGCTGGGCGAAGGGATGGGAGTTCCAGGCCCTGCTCAAGGCGCGACCGCTCGCCGGTGACCGCGACCTGGGGGAGCGGTACGTCGCCGCGCTGGCGCCGAAGGTGTGGAGCAGCGCCTCGCGCGAGAACTTCGTCGAGTCGGTGCAGCGGATGCGCGAGCGCGTCACCGAGCACATCCCCGACGACGAGGTGCAGTACCAGCTCAAGCTCGGCCCGGGCGGGCTGCGCGACGTCGAGTTCACCGTGCAGCTGCTGCAACTGGTCCACGGCCAGACCGACGAGCTGGTCCGCCAGCGCGCGACCCTCCCCGCCCTCCGCGCTCTCGCCGAGCAGGGCTACATCGGCCGGGAGGAGTCGGCCGCGTTCTCGCACGACTACCGCACCCTGCGTCTCATGGAGCACCGCCTCCAGCTGCGCCGGCTGTCGCGCACGCACCTCATGCCGCGCGACGAGGGCGACGTGCGCATCCTCGCCAGGGCCACCGGCCTCGCGACCAGCGCCGAGCGGCTGCTGGCGCAGTGGGCGGAGGTCAAGCTGCGGGTCCGCGGGCTGCACGAGCGGCTGTTCTACCGTCCGCTGCTCAGCGCCGTCGCCACCACCTCCGCCGAGGACGCCCGCCTGGGCGGAGGTGCAGAACTGACGAGCGAGCAGGCGGAGGCGCGTCTCGCCGCGATCGGCTTCCGCGACCCGCGGGGCGCCCTCGCCCACATCGCGGCGCTCACCGCCGGCGTCTCCCGCCGCGCCACGATCCAGCGCCACCTGCTGCCGGTGCTGCTGCAGTGGTTCACCGACGGCGCCGACCCGGACTACGGCCTCCTCACCTTCCGCCGGCTCAGTGAGGAGCTGGGCTCGACGCACTGGTATCTGCGGATGCTGCGCGACTCCACCGGCGCCGCCGAGCGGCTGACCCGGGTGCTGTCGGGCTCGCGCTACGCCGGCGAGCTGCTCGGGCGCATCCCCGAGGCCGTCGCCTGGCTGGAGTCGGAGGACGAGCTCCGCCCGCGCTCACCCCAGCTGCTGCGCGAGGAGACGCTCGCGATCCTCGCCAGGCACGCCTCGCCCGAGACCGCCGCGGCCGCGCTGCGGGCGGTACGCCGGCGCGAGGTGCTGCGGCTCGCGTTCTCGGGCATCCTCGGCTTCGCCACCATCGAGGAGCTCGCCCGCGGCCTGACCGACGTCAACGAGAACCTGCTGCAGGGCGTGCTCGCCGCCATCCGCTCCGCCCGCGGCGACGCCGACCGTATCGAGTTCGCGATCATCGGCATGGGGCGGTTCGGCGGGAGGGAGCTCGGCTTCGGCTCGGACGCCGACGTCATGCATGTCTTCCGCCCGCTCGACGTGAACGCCGACGGCGACCCGGTGAACCCGGAGGCCGCACACCGCGCCGCGCTCGCCATCGTCTCCGACCTCAACCGGCTCACCGAGGACAACCGCCTCCCGCTCGACCTCGACATCGGCCTGCGCCCCGAGGGGAAGAACGGGCCGCCCGTGCGCTCGCTGGAGTCGTACCGCGCCTACTACCGCCGCTGGTCGCTGACCTGGGAGGCGCAGGCCCTGCTGCGCGCCCGCGGCGTGGCGGGGGATAGCCCGCTGCTCGACGACTTCACCGCGCTGGCCGACGAGATCCGCTATCCGGTGAGCATCGGCGAGCAGGAGGTGCGCGAGGTCAAGCGCATCAAGGCCCGGGTCGAGAACGAGCGGCTCCCGCAGGGCGCCGACCCGTCCCGCCATCTCAAGCTCGGCCGCGGCTCGCTGAGCGACGTGGAGTGGTTCGTGCAGCTCATCCAGTTGCAGCACGCCGCTGCCATCCCCGCACTGCGCACCACCTCCACGCTGGACGCCCTGGCCGTTGCGGCGGCGGAGGGGCTGGTCGAGCCGGACGACGCCGCGAAGCTCCGCGAGGCGTGGGTGTTCGCCTCCCGCGTCCGCTCGGCGATGACCCTCTGGACGAACAAGACGGCCGACGTCCTCCCCTCCGACCGCGTCGCCCTCGACGGCGTCGCCCGCCTGATGGAGTACCCGCCCGGCTCCGCCTCCCGCCTCGAGGAGGACTACCTCGGCGTCACCCGCCGGGCGCGCGCCGTGTTCGAGCGCGCCTTCTACGGCCCGCCGCAGCGGCCCACGCCGAGCGTGTAG
- the glnA gene encoding type I glutamate--ammonia ligase — protein sequence MDKQRDFVLRTIEERGIKFVRLWFTDVVGTLKSVALAPAEVEGAFAEGLGFDGSAIEGLTRAYESDLLAHPDPTTFQILPWRGEIDPTARMFCDITTPDGQPAVSDPRNVLKRALEKAADRGFTFYTHPEIEFYLLKSSSFGAEGPEPVDSAGYFDNVPGGTAHDFRRRSVRMLEDLGISVEFSHHEAGPGQNEIDLRYADALTTADNIMTFRTVIKEVAIEQGVYATFMPKPLSGQPGSGMHTHMSLFEGDTNAFFEAGAQYQLSRIGRQFIAGLLRHAPEITAVTNQFVNSYKRLWGGDEAPSFVSWGHNNRSALVRVPLYKPNKGQSSRVEYRAIDSAANPYLAFSLMLAAGLTGIENQYELPPEAEDNVWEMSDAERRALGYNPLPASLDHAISLMEDSELVAETLGESVFNYVLANKRREWAQYRSQVTPFELRTNLEIL from the coding sequence ATGGACAAGCAGCGCGACTTCGTTCTTCGTACGATCGAGGAGCGTGGCATCAAGTTCGTGAGGCTCTGGTTCACCGACGTCGTCGGCACGCTCAAGTCGGTGGCGCTCGCCCCGGCCGAGGTCGAGGGCGCGTTCGCCGAGGGTCTCGGCTTCGACGGCTCGGCCATCGAGGGCCTGACCCGCGCGTACGAGTCCGATCTGCTCGCGCACCCCGACCCCACCACGTTCCAGATCCTGCCGTGGCGGGGGGAGATCGACCCCACCGCGCGCATGTTCTGCGACATCACGACGCCCGACGGCCAGCCCGCCGTCTCCGACCCGCGCAACGTGCTCAAGCGCGCGCTCGAGAAGGCGGCCGACCGCGGCTTCACCTTCTACACGCACCCCGAGATCGAGTTCTACCTGCTCAAGTCGTCGTCGTTCGGCGCGGAGGGGCCGGAGCCGGTCGACTCCGCCGGGTACTTCGACAACGTGCCGGGCGGCACCGCGCACGACTTCCGCCGCCGGTCCGTGCGGATGCTGGAGGATCTCGGCATCTCGGTCGAGTTCAGCCACCACGAGGCCGGCCCCGGCCAGAACGAGATCGACCTCCGCTACGCCGACGCGCTGACCACCGCGGACAACATCATGACCTTCCGCACCGTCATCAAGGAGGTGGCGATCGAGCAGGGCGTGTACGCGACCTTCATGCCCAAGCCGCTCTCCGGCCAGCCCGGCAGCGGGATGCACACCCACATGTCGCTCTTCGAGGGTGACACGAACGCGTTCTTCGAGGCAGGCGCCCAGTACCAGCTCTCGCGCATCGGCCGCCAGTTCATCGCCGGCCTGCTGCGCCATGCGCCCGAGATCACGGCCGTCACCAACCAGTTCGTCAACTCCTACAAGCGCCTGTGGGGCGGCGACGAGGCTCCCAGCTTCGTCTCGTGGGGGCACAACAACCGGTCGGCGCTCGTGCGCGTGCCGCTCTACAAGCCCAACAAGGGCCAGAGCTCGCGCGTGGAGTACCGGGCCATCGACTCCGCCGCCAACCCGTACCTCGCCTTCTCGCTCATGCTGGCCGCCGGCCTCACGGGCATCGAGAACCAGTACGAGCTGCCGCCCGAGGCGGAGGACAACGTCTGGGAGATGAGCGACGCCGAGCGGCGCGCGCTCGGCTACAACCCGCTGCCGGCCAGCCTCGACCACGCCATCTCGCTGATGGAGGACTCGGAGCTCGTCGCAGAGACCCTGGGGGAGTCGGTGTTCAACTACGTGCTCGCCAACAAGCGGCGCGAGTGGGCGCAGTACCGGTCGCAGGTGACGCCGTTCGAGTTGCGCACGAACCTCGAGATCCTCTGA
- the panB gene encoding 3-methyl-2-oxobutanoate hydroxymethyltransferase gives MSEQSPVPSVHPATPSMQALKRVRTRHFQAAKEEGAPFTGLTSYDMLTAQIFDEAGIDFLLVGDSAGNNVLGYDTTLPVTVDELIPLTRAVARAVKRAFVVADMPFGSYENGPREALHTAIRFMKETGAHAVKLEGGERSADQIRRIVDAGIPVMAHIGFTPQSEHGLGGHLVQGRGAGAEKLLADARAVEAAGAFAVVLEMVPADVAQRVTQELRIPTIGVGAGPHVDGQLLVWTDWAGLSTGRIPRFVKQYADLKGVLSEAARAYKEDVQGGQFPTAEQSF, from the coding sequence ATGAGCGAGCAGTCCCCTGTGCCGAGCGTGCACCCCGCCACCCCGTCGATGCAGGCGCTGAAGCGCGTGCGCACCCGGCACTTCCAGGCGGCGAAGGAGGAGGGCGCTCCCTTCACCGGCCTCACCAGCTACGACATGCTCACCGCGCAGATCTTCGACGAGGCGGGCATCGACTTCCTGCTCGTCGGCGACTCGGCCGGCAACAACGTGCTCGGCTACGACACGACCCTCCCGGTGACGGTCGACGAGCTCATCCCGCTGACCAGGGCCGTCGCGCGGGCGGTCAAGCGCGCGTTCGTCGTCGCGGACATGCCGTTCGGCTCGTACGAGAACGGGCCGCGCGAGGCGCTGCACACCGCCATCCGCTTCATGAAGGAGACGGGCGCGCACGCGGTCAAGCTGGAGGGCGGGGAGCGCAGCGCCGACCAGATCCGCCGGATCGTCGACGCGGGCATCCCCGTCATGGCGCACATCGGCTTCACCCCGCAGAGCGAGCACGGCCTCGGCGGCCACCTCGTGCAGGGCCGGGGAGCCGGCGCCGAGAAACTGCTCGCCGACGCGCGCGCGGTGGAGGCGGCGGGGGCCTTCGCGGTCGTGCTCGAGATGGTGCCCGCCGACGTCGCCCAGCGGGTGACGCAGGAGCTGCGGATCCCGACGATCGGCGTCGGCGCCGGCCCGCACGTCGACGGCCAGCTGCTGGTGTGGACGGACTGGGCCGGGCTCTCCACGGGCCGCATCCCGCGCTTCGTCAAGCAGTATGCCGACCTGAAGGGCGTGCTGTCGGAGGCGGCGCGCGCCTACAAGGAGGACGTGCAGGGCGGGCAGTTCCCGACCGCGGAGCAGAGCTTCTAG